The genomic segment CAGCCTCGTCTGGTCGCTCGACGACTAGCTCACCCTGCCGCCACGAGCACCATGTAGGCGGCCGACGCCCCGGCGAGCAGCAGGTAGAGGCCGGGAAAGGCGAGGTTGTGGAAGACCCGAGCGCGCACATGGGCGACGACGGCCCCCACGAAGAACAGGAGCAAGCCGACTCCGGCGGCGACGCCGAGCCAGCGCAGCCCGGCCAGCCCGGCGACCAGTCCGATCGCTCCCGCCAGTTTCAGCGTCGCGAGGTACGGCAGCGCACGGGCGGGAACACCGACCTCGGCGGAGTTCTTCAGCACGAAATCCGCCTTCACGTAGTCCGCGGCGGCGATGGCCGCATTCGCCACGATGCACACGATCGTGGCGACGAGAAGAACCGTCGTCATGCGCCGCACCTCCGCGTGCACCGGACGATCTGTACGCTCATCAGCGGTACTCCCTCCCGAGTGATGTGAGCTGTCGGACGGTGGTCTCACCCGTCCCGACGTCTCTCATCCCGGAAAGGTGACAGCCCGGTGATACCGGTGTCCGTCTTCGAAGCAGCTCGGCCCCGACTGACGGCGATGGCGTTTCGCATCCTCGGATCCGTCCACGACGCCGACGACGCCGTGCAGAGCACCTGGATCAAGGCATCGACCGCCGACACCGACGGCCTCCGCAACCCGGACGCGTGGATGACGACCGTGCTCAGCCGCGTGTGTCTCGACCAGCTGCGCAGGCGTCGCCGCCACGGTGAGGACGCCCTGTGCGCCGACGAACTCCCCGCCGAGGTCCTGACGGCGGACGAACGCTACCTGCGGAGGGAGGACGTCTCCCGCGCGCTGATGGTCGTCCTCCACCGACTCACCCCCGCGCAACGCGTCGCCTACGTGCTGCACGACCTGTTCGACTTCCCGTTCCGGGACGTGGCGCGGGCACTCGGCACCAGCGCCGGCAACGCCAAGCAACACGCCAGCAGAGCCCGCCGACGCATCGCGCACTCCACGTTCGTGCCCGGCGACGTCGACGAATCGGTGGTCGGTTCGGTGGTGGACGCCTTCCTCGCGGCGGCAGCGGGCGGCGACATCGACCGCATGCTCGCCCTGATGACCGACGACTGCGTACGCACCGTCGACGCCGGCCTCGTCCCCGCCGGCACGCCCACCGCCGTCACCGGCGCTTCCGCGGTGGCGGAGGAGACCACGCTGTTCGCCGATCGCATCCGCGCCAGCACTCCGGTGCTGGTCGACGGACACCCGGCGTACGTCATCGCCCCCGGCGGTCACCCGATCGCGGTCGTCCGCATCGAGCTCAGGAACGGCCGAATCGCAGCGATCGACATCCGACCGTCCGCTCGC from the Saccharomonospora azurea NA-128 genome contains:
- a CDS encoding DoxX family protein, whose translation is MTTVLLVATIVCIVANAAIAAADYVKADFVLKNSAEVGVPARALPYLATLKLAGAIGLVAGLAGLRWLGVAAGVGLLLFFVGAVVAHVRARVFHNLAFPGLYLLLAGASAAYMVLVAAG
- a CDS encoding sigma-70 family RNA polymerase sigma factor, with translation MAFRILGSVHDADDAVQSTWIKASTADTDGLRNPDAWMTTVLSRVCLDQLRRRRRHGEDALCADELPAEVLTADERYLRREDVSRALMVVLHRLTPAQRVAYVLHDLFDFPFRDVARALGTSAGNAKQHASRARRRIAHSTFVPGDVDESVVGSVVDAFLAAAAGGDIDRMLALMTDDCVRTVDAGLVPAGTPTAVTGASAVAEETTLFADRIRASTPVLVDGHPAYVIAPGGHPIAVVRIELRNGRIAAIDIRPSARSTFTLPRPLC